Proteins found in one Streptomyces sp. NBC_00461 genomic segment:
- a CDS encoding HD domain-containing protein — MPPQHKALLIGASEYDDPRILDLPFVPDDLQRMRDALVERGFQSAEIVESKRGITPNTVNSRIRTFLRDADRGDTLFILLSGHGQHFKGSDYLIPEDATFDVEVFAETCIEIGWERELEESHATHVVFLVDACREGIDLDTMAPPGLKQWSQRKVADALRRKVAYVYACTAPQRARFVRPNDELRPGCEVGTRPGESFSLFSRAVADTICADPHALHLHDFFERVQQRVTDLHRAYGKEGAVQVITVRADTTPGGGNFPLLPGPERQPEAHPWIRAVEKHPVWQRTPDGSARQLLQQACVVLAGRLAPAYEEAARALHDDPWHDSELARRTHDRLGFLTGRLAAGEPLSPTEAALAVLLPLVEQTFWAQEAAQRVGLLTRDAGEQGPDHSRFRKFARGFPRLKRRLRTLDSEKTADDSVAHIRWWLFHRWLIQQPELYAAEALKSLLGDVAHDPDQPAWVADALSADRLMRLLKEHRTAPFSTRRAMAPAPQAADSAPHHDHDVIAASTGDEHEVRSALVSALVKAACAMAVDPIDLPEIVVEHIGIYDSVDLGSLVDTVRRSDWRNSGAGRSLNALCTHPAVQIALREHACRVDGLLRDINRGDNPSLLPLRPLPAYADGSLVRLGGNTPDQLSDGIRFQLAEDRVQELLMGEQLYGDRRLAIRELYQNALDALRYRDCRTRYLQRTGQPVTAWEEGRIEFVQGVDDSDGRPYLECRDNGIGMSITELSSVFSQGGVRFVDLPEYVEEQVAWSELPEPKLRLYPNSRFGIGVLSYFMLADEIVVRTCRMGRDGKPGRLLQVTIAGPGNLFRVEDLGQGQESGTVVRLLLSRKGRGVSSVEALQRLLWVAPYRTTAVHGAREHEWVPGELNLVALEMRVSRPERSRPVSPACYASDSPDLWWVDHKGIALSDGLLTNSEGPGMARRLPYGIIVNLHSDHAPVLTVDRKSLRSFDQPHVLAVMTAAAPSLTRPGQALPNPEWLSAVSKSTLRFADVVAEHARRADLDWPLGHHSLPFSKVGHFLPDADLLPLVTGHYPADYAYSHAGFFYNFPSTVLRWRLRTLYSTGAGDPRSLPGAERSDALCARPSDLLLLAADGYMYALSWDKVLSDWRTDSGWQSAVNRLGLLFRWRDPAQPVSAAQIFHLSLKSEHPPAEVAERLTALGYQVEPLSGCAEAHCADLPLLRRIGDPLDWLAPGSSLSAAQVCVSAAQLRCSTLQAAQRLRELGFTVPEDVPARDHWTDQERAILRDLWKPYATPPPPETAVHVSRAQLVSSTYITRTTVRHTADFLTELGFDVPADASTGPEPTEEDYPLLLWSGQWAWVDQEVSLLYMAVVARHIHWPVTAVAERLRELGFTVAPVPDEDQLPSHEQTALVGFGTKLDVNRPLSLRAVAERADVTGIPLVEAIAHFAAQGFKCGVSVEALSRAEQDAPLALLGRVSDPHSFGPVSPDEVHAVGAEAAGPLRDFGFEVAPPTQAWLRERQLEEDLRQAVQATGHTPRPAPTPDDPPLSLVTLAVVGLSTGTALREVALTATRLGIRHEIEDWFTPASEESPAP, encoded by the coding sequence ATGCCACCTCAGCACAAGGCTCTGCTCATCGGAGCAAGCGAGTACGACGACCCTCGCATCCTGGACCTGCCGTTCGTCCCCGACGACCTGCAGCGGATGCGCGACGCCCTGGTCGAGCGCGGGTTCCAGTCCGCCGAGATCGTCGAGAGCAAACGCGGGATCACTCCGAACACCGTCAACAGCCGGATCCGCACCTTCCTGCGTGACGCCGATCGGGGCGACACGCTGTTCATCCTGCTCAGCGGACACGGCCAGCACTTCAAGGGCAGCGACTACCTGATCCCGGAGGACGCGACCTTCGACGTGGAGGTCTTCGCCGAGACCTGCATCGAGATCGGCTGGGAGCGGGAACTCGAGGAGTCCCACGCGACTCATGTCGTGTTCCTCGTCGACGCCTGCCGGGAGGGCATCGACCTCGACACCATGGCCCCGCCGGGGCTGAAGCAGTGGTCCCAGCGCAAGGTCGCCGACGCACTGCGGCGCAAGGTCGCGTACGTGTACGCCTGCACGGCGCCCCAACGCGCGAGGTTCGTCCGCCCGAACGACGAGCTGCGGCCGGGATGCGAGGTGGGGACCCGGCCCGGAGAGTCGTTCAGCCTCTTCTCACGCGCCGTGGCGGACACGATCTGCGCCGATCCTCACGCCCTGCACCTGCACGACTTCTTCGAACGGGTCCAGCAGCGGGTGACAGACCTGCACCGCGCCTACGGCAAGGAGGGCGCCGTCCAGGTCATCACGGTGCGCGCCGACACCACCCCCGGAGGCGGAAACTTCCCGCTGCTTCCCGGCCCCGAGCGGCAGCCCGAGGCCCACCCCTGGATCCGTGCCGTCGAGAAGCACCCGGTCTGGCAGCGCACCCCGGACGGCAGCGCCCGTCAACTGCTGCAGCAGGCCTGCGTCGTGCTCGCGGGCCGGCTGGCCCCGGCGTACGAGGAGGCGGCCCGCGCCCTGCACGACGACCCCTGGCACGACAGCGAACTGGCCCGCCGCACGCACGACAGGCTCGGCTTCCTCACCGGCCGCCTGGCCGCCGGTGAGCCGCTGTCCCCGACCGAGGCCGCGCTCGCCGTCCTCCTTCCCCTCGTCGAACAGACCTTCTGGGCCCAGGAGGCGGCCCAGCGCGTCGGCCTGCTCACCCGCGACGCGGGTGAGCAGGGCCCCGACCACAGCCGCTTCCGCAAGTTCGCCCGGGGCTTCCCGCGGCTGAAGCGCCGGCTGCGCACCCTGGACAGCGAGAAGACGGCGGACGACTCCGTGGCACACATCCGGTGGTGGCTCTTTCACCGCTGGCTGATCCAGCAGCCCGAGCTGTACGCGGCCGAGGCACTCAAGTCGCTCCTCGGCGATGTGGCACACGACCCGGACCAGCCGGCCTGGGTGGCCGACGCGCTTTCCGCCGACCGTCTGATGCGCCTGCTGAAGGAACACCGCACGGCCCCCTTCTCGACCCGCCGGGCCATGGCTCCCGCGCCCCAGGCGGCCGACAGCGCGCCGCACCACGACCACGACGTCATCGCCGCCAGCACGGGCGACGAGCACGAAGTGCGCTCCGCCCTGGTCTCGGCGCTCGTCAAGGCGGCCTGCGCCATGGCCGTGGACCCGATCGACCTGCCCGAGATCGTGGTCGAGCACATCGGCATCTACGACAGCGTCGACCTCGGCTCCCTGGTGGACACCGTGCGCCGGTCCGACTGGCGCAACTCCGGAGCAGGCCGCTCCCTCAACGCCCTGTGCACCCACCCGGCGGTCCAGATCGCCCTGCGGGAGCACGCCTGCCGGGTCGACGGGCTGCTGCGGGACATCAACCGCGGCGACAACCCGTCCCTGCTCCCCCTCCGCCCCCTGCCGGCCTACGCCGACGGCAGCCTCGTCCGCCTCGGCGGCAACACCCCGGACCAGCTCTCCGACGGCATCCGCTTCCAGCTCGCCGAGGACCGCGTCCAGGAACTCCTCATGGGCGAACAGCTCTACGGCGACCGCAGGCTGGCCATCCGCGAGCTGTACCAGAACGCCCTCGACGCCCTGCGCTACCGGGACTGCCGGACGCGGTACCTGCAGCGGACGGGGCAGCCGGTGACGGCGTGGGAGGAGGGCCGGATCGAGTTCGTGCAGGGCGTGGACGACAGCGACGGCCGCCCGTACCTCGAATGCCGCGACAACGGCATCGGCATGAGCATCACCGAACTCAGCAGCGTCTTCTCCCAGGGCGGCGTCCGCTTCGTGGACCTGCCGGAGTACGTCGAGGAACAGGTCGCCTGGAGCGAACTGCCCGAGCCGAAACTCCGCCTCTACCCCAACTCCCGTTTCGGCATCGGCGTGTTGAGCTACTTCATGCTCGCCGACGAGATCGTCGTACGGACGTGCCGGATGGGCCGGGACGGAAAGCCCGGACGGCTGCTCCAGGTGACCATCGCCGGGCCGGGAAACCTGTTCCGGGTCGAGGACCTGGGGCAGGGCCAGGAGTCGGGCACGGTGGTGCGGCTGCTGCTGTCACGGAAGGGGCGGGGCGTTTCGTCCGTGGAGGCGCTGCAGCGGCTGCTGTGGGTTGCTCCGTACCGGACCACGGCCGTGCACGGGGCGCGGGAACACGAGTGGGTGCCGGGTGAACTGAACCTTGTCGCGCTGGAGATGAGGGTTTCGAGGCCGGAGCGGAGCCGCCCCGTGTCTCCCGCCTGCTACGCATCGGACTCACCGGATCTCTGGTGGGTCGACCACAAGGGGATCGCCCTGTCGGACGGCCTGCTGACGAACTCCGAGGGTCCGGGCATGGCCAGGCGCCTGCCCTACGGCATCATCGTCAATCTGCACAGTGACCACGCGCCAGTCCTCACCGTGGACCGCAAGTCGCTGCGCTCCTTCGACCAGCCCCATGTGCTGGCCGTCATGACCGCCGCCGCCCCGAGCCTGACGCGCCCCGGGCAGGCTCTTCCGAACCCCGAGTGGCTGAGCGCGGTCAGCAAGTCCACTCTGCGGTTCGCCGACGTGGTGGCCGAGCACGCGCGGCGCGCGGATCTCGACTGGCCGCTCGGCCATCACTCCCTGCCCTTCAGCAAGGTCGGCCACTTCCTTCCGGATGCCGACCTCCTCCCGCTGGTGACCGGTCACTACCCGGCCGACTACGCCTACTCCCACGCCGGGTTTTTCTACAACTTCCCTTCCACGGTTCTGCGTTGGCGCCTGCGCACGCTGTACAGCACGGGCGCCGGAGATCCGCGGTCGCTGCCCGGTGCGGAGAGGTCCGACGCGTTGTGCGCACGGCCGTCGGACTTGTTGCTGCTGGCAGCCGACGGCTACATGTACGCGCTGTCCTGGGACAAGGTGCTCTCCGACTGGCGGACGGACAGCGGATGGCAGAGCGCCGTAAACCGCCTCGGTCTGCTCTTCCGCTGGCGTGATCCCGCCCAACCCGTCAGCGCCGCCCAGATCTTCCACCTGAGCCTGAAGTCGGAGCATCCGCCCGCGGAAGTCGCCGAGCGGCTCACCGCCCTGGGATACCAGGTCGAGCCACTCTCCGGCTGTGCCGAGGCACACTGCGCCGATCTGCCACTGCTGCGCCGGATCGGCGATCCGTTGGACTGGCTGGCTCCCGGCTCGTCCCTCTCGGCCGCCCAGGTCTGCGTCAGCGCGGCACAACTGCGCTGCTCCACCCTCCAGGCCGCGCAACGCCTGCGGGAACTGGGCTTCACCGTGCCGGAAGACGTCCCGGCCCGGGATCACTGGACCGACCAGGAACGGGCCATTCTCCGGGATCTGTGGAAGCCGTACGCCACACCGCCGCCCCCGGAGACGGCGGTGCACGTCTCCCGCGCCCAGCTGGTCTCCTCGACCTACATCACGCGCACGACCGTGCGACACACCGCGGACTTCCTGACCGAACTCGGCTTCGACGTGCCGGCCGACGCCTCGACCGGACCCGAGCCGACGGAAGAGGACTATCCCCTCCTGCTCTGGAGCGGACAGTGGGCCTGGGTGGACCAGGAGGTCTCGCTGCTCTACATGGCGGTCGTCGCGCGCCACATCCACTGGCCCGTCACCGCCGTCGCGGAGCGTCTGCGAGAGCTCGGCTTCACAGTGGCGCCCGTTCCCGACGAGGATCAACTGCCTTCTCACGAACAGACCGCGCTCGTCGGCTTCGGCACCAAGCTGGATGTGAATCGTCCGCTGAGCCTCCGCGCCGTGGCCGAGCGCGCGGATGTGACCGGTATTCCCCTGGTCGAGGCGATCGCTCACTTCGCCGCGCAGGGCTTCAAGTGCGGCGTTAGCGTCGAGGCGCTGTCCCGGGCCGAGCAGGACGCTCCCCTTGCCCTGCTCGGCCGGGTCTCCGACCCCCATTCGTTCGGGCCGGTCTCCCCGGACGAGGTTCACGCGGTGGGCGCCGAAGCCGCCGGCCCGCTGCGGGATTTCGGATTCGAGGTCGCGCCGCCGACCCAAGCGTGGCTGAGGGAACGCCAGTTGGAGGAGGACCTCCGTCAGGCCGTGCAGGCCACCGGCCACACCCCGCGGCCTGCGCCGACCCCGGACGATCCCCCGCTCTCGCTCGTCACCCTGGCCGTGGTGGGCCTGTCGACCGGCACAGCCCTCCGCGAGGTCGCCCTCACTGCGACGCGGCTCGGCATCCGCCACGAGATCGAGGACTGGTTCACCCCGGCATCGGAGGAATCGCCCGCCCCTTAG
- a CDS encoding DUF4031 domain-containing protein, translating to MTVYIDPPTWPGHGRMWSHLVSDLSYEELHTFADALGVPRRAFERDHYDIPSHRYADAVHAGAVQVSSREVVRLLTGAGLRRPKGRAIPPMPG from the coding sequence GTGACGGTGTACATCGACCCGCCCACCTGGCCGGGCCACGGCCGGATGTGGTCCCACCTGGTCAGCGACCTCTCCTACGAGGAACTGCACACGTTCGCCGACGCACTGGGCGTACCCAGGCGCGCCTTCGAGCGCGACCACTACGACATCCCGTCGCACCGCTACGCGGACGCGGTGCACGCCGGCGCCGTGCAGGTCAGCAGCCGCGAGGTGGTGCGGCTGCTGACGGGGGCGGGGTTGCGGCGGCCTAAGGGGCGGGCGATTCCTCCGATGCCGGGGTGA
- a CDS encoding MurR/RpiR family transcriptional regulator, with the protein MTQNVKEIFAKPGGGPGRPSGAPPAPAALAAKVRTLSPSMTRSMQRVAEAVAGDPAGCAALTVTGLAELTGTSEATVVRTARLLGYPGYRDLRLALAGLAAQQQSGRAPAITTDIAVDDPIADVVAKLAYDEQQTLADTAAGLDTVQLGAAVSAAAGARRIDVYGVGASGLVAQDLVQKLLRIGLIAQAHSDPHLAVTNAVQLRGGDVAIAITHSGSTGDVIEPLRVAFERGATTVAITGRPDGAVTQYADHVLTTSTARESELRPAAMSSRTSQLLVVDCLFVGVAQRTYETAAPALAASYEALAHRHRR; encoded by the coding sequence GTGACCCAGAACGTGAAGGAAATTTTCGCGAAGCCCGGCGGCGGCCCCGGCCGCCCCTCGGGCGCGCCCCCCGCCCCCGCCGCGCTCGCCGCCAAGGTGCGCACGCTCAGCCCTTCCATGACCCGCTCCATGCAGCGTGTCGCCGAGGCCGTCGCGGGCGATCCGGCCGGCTGCGCGGCCCTCACGGTCACCGGTCTCGCGGAGCTGACCGGCACCAGCGAGGCCACCGTCGTCAGGACGGCCCGGCTGCTCGGCTACCCCGGATACCGCGACCTGCGCCTCGCCCTCGCCGGACTGGCCGCCCAGCAGCAGTCCGGGCGCGCGCCCGCCATCACCACCGACATAGCGGTCGACGACCCCATCGCCGACGTCGTCGCGAAACTCGCCTACGACGAGCAGCAGACCCTCGCGGACACGGCGGCCGGGCTCGACACGGTGCAGCTGGGGGCGGCGGTGAGCGCGGCGGCAGGGGCGCGGCGGATCGACGTGTACGGCGTCGGCGCGTCCGGGCTCGTCGCCCAGGACCTCGTGCAGAAACTGCTGCGGATCGGGCTGATAGCCCAGGCGCACAGTGATCCGCACCTCGCCGTGACGAACGCGGTGCAGTTGCGCGGCGGCGATGTCGCCATCGCGATCACGCACTCCGGGTCGACCGGGGACGTCATCGAGCCGTTGCGGGTCGCGTTCGAGCGCGGGGCGACGACTGTGGCGATCACCGGACGGCCGGACGGCGCGGTCACTCAGTACGCCGACCATGTGCTGACGACGTCCACCGCCCGGGAGAGCGAGTTGCGGCCGGCCGCGATGTCGTCCAGGACCAGCCAACTCCTCGTCGTGGACTGCCTGTTCGTGGGGGTGGCGCAACGGACGTACGAGACGGCGGCGCCGGCCCTGGCAGCGTCGTACGAGGCGCTGGCGCATCGGCATCGTCGGTAG